The genomic interval CGGCGCCCGTCAGGTCTCGGCAATTCTGGCGAGGCCTTCGGGGGAGGTAACGACGATCCGTTCGCGCCCAGCGGTCACGAGGCCGCGTGCCTCCCACCGGCCAAGAATGCGACTGAGCGTCGGCGGTGTCGTTCCGAGGAACTCGGCCAGATCCTGCTGCATCATGGCGAGAGCGGGCGCTCTGCGGTGGCCGCGGGCACGAGCCAGGCGGAGGACCGTCCGCGCCAGGCGGTGGGCGACTGGCTCCGTCGCATAATCATGGAGGCGGCTCCAGTCGGCTTGCAGCTGTCGGGCGGTGAAGCGAAGAGTGTTCCTCGCCACGACGGGAGAGCTCCTGAGGATTTCTTCAAAGGTCTCCGCCGGCCGACCGAGCACGCGGCTGTCCTCGATGGCTTGCGCCGTGTAGGTTCGGGCGGTGCCGGCCATCGGGGCAAGATAGCCGAACGTTTCCCCCGGCTCGACAAAGGTAAGGATGATCCCTCGGCCATTCGGCCCGGTCAGGACCAACTTCACCTTGCCGTGAACGATCACGTAGATGCTGTCCACCCGGTCACCTTGCCGGAACACGGTGGTCCGTTTGGCGATGCCCCGCTCCTGTGCCACCGCGAGAATTGTGCGCACCACTGGGATCGGGACTGACGCGAAGAGCTTACAGCGATGTAGTGTCCGAAGGAGCACCTCCTCCGCTCCCGCTGTGTCCCTAGTTGACCCGGGAGATCTGGCCCCGGGGGACTCGCGACCCGACGCCCCGCCAGCCATGTTTTCGGGATCCTTCCCGTCCAGTCTGATCCACTTCAAGCGTAAGCTGGCAACAAAGGAATTGAATCAGGACGAGCACCGATTCCGCCTCGGGCGATCAACCGATGGCGGATCGGCCAATCTGCTCCACGTCCCGGCGCACGACCGCCTCCGCTGGACGTTCAAACTCGGGTAAG from bacterium carries:
- a CDS encoding Crp/Fnr family transcriptional regulator encodes the protein MRTILAVAQERGIAKRTTVFRQGDRVDSIYVIVHGKVKLVLTGPNGRGIILTFVEPGETFGYLAPMAGTARTYTAQAIEDSRVLGRPAETFEEILRSSPVVARNTLRFTARQLQADWSRLHDYATEPVAHRLARTVLRLARARGHRRAPALAMMQQDLAEFLGTTPPTLSRILGRWEARGLVTAGRERIVVTSPEGLARIAET